A region from the Azospirillum thermophilum genome encodes:
- a CDS encoding ankyrin repeat domain-containing protein produces MDRSASQAPRPQTSCPPAAAAGPAGADAQRAEVYEGLLLALLARKRLLVLVGEVGSGRRAIFRDLVEHVASDGAMVLPVTARLGAEVDDLMREAGEAALPAEEDEERDFDALIEALEERLELAGTGLLAVENAGLLAPPVLGDLIDLSRSETPSGRFLQILLCGTPELERTLARPGLAEAVRDLGVIYRLSPGASPTVTPRAPEEDAEPAPSSPRPRRFIEPAPSAPAPPEMMPRSETTPAARPEPVDDWDRSFDWTARDPSFPPPSRPHRRTALVAGAALTTLVLLAGAGVAVWTAMPGSAQPGSAHSGAAHSGAAQALGGIERSWDRATGAVERAVRSLLGDRQEDEALALASRMTEPRADPAAGASAGSRVIVPAQPSIVTTKDAAAKDTGSAPAPRADAAPSAAPGPEAAAKPPAGTPPAAAPSGTQVAAVPPSDTTVRTDAGPGGPVPSKSPNAEAAPAGAAALPPLEEPAAGPAAGSALTSTGSGDGDQGQQQRVRSLADQAKRQIAGKRLTTPPGDNAFETLQRLRQIAPTAPEAADIQGAIEQTYRRWAAAAERDGDFGEARRFYERALSVSPDSADLQERLKSAGDKRLASDMAATATTSTTPEVEPGLDSREAVLALLRRPAELSRMLQSGTAPDTRVGNGKTLLMIAAEQGLTDAVKLLLDRKARTDLRTADGATAVMYAAWGGHESTVTALADGGADLDATNDDGKTALMAAAARGHLGVVQALIQRSVQVDRSTANGWTALMYAANNGHDRVARLLVDHGANPYRMDTNGNSALTLGALQGHVQVVEALKPR; encoded by the coding sequence ATGGACCGTTCAGCATCGCAGGCGCCACGACCCCAGACCTCCTGCCCGCCGGCCGCCGCCGCAGGGCCGGCCGGAGCCGATGCGCAGCGGGCCGAGGTCTACGAGGGTCTCCTGCTCGCCCTGCTGGCCCGCAAGCGCCTGCTGGTGCTGGTCGGCGAGGTCGGGTCCGGCCGCCGCGCCATCTTCCGCGATCTGGTCGAGCATGTCGCCTCCGACGGCGCCATGGTGCTGCCCGTCACCGCACGGCTGGGGGCCGAGGTCGACGACCTGATGCGCGAAGCCGGCGAGGCCGCCCTGCCGGCGGAGGAGGACGAGGAGCGCGACTTCGACGCGCTGATCGAAGCGCTGGAGGAGAGGCTGGAGCTCGCCGGCACCGGCCTGCTGGCGGTGGAGAACGCCGGGCTGCTCGCCCCGCCGGTGCTGGGCGACCTGATCGACCTCAGCCGCTCCGAAACCCCGAGCGGCCGGTTCCTGCAGATCCTGCTGTGCGGCACGCCGGAGCTGGAGCGCACGCTCGCCCGCCCCGGCCTGGCCGAGGCGGTTCGCGATCTCGGCGTCATCTACCGGCTGTCGCCGGGCGCATCGCCCACCGTGACGCCCCGGGCGCCGGAGGAGGATGCGGAGCCGGCGCCCTCCTCCCCCCGTCCGCGCAGATTCATCGAGCCGGCACCCAGCGCCCCGGCGCCGCCCGAGATGATGCCGCGTTCCGAGACGACGCCGGCCGCGCGGCCGGAGCCGGTCGACGACTGGGACCGGTCCTTCGACTGGACGGCGCGCGATCCCTCCTTCCCGCCGCCGTCGCGCCCGCATCGCCGGACCGCGCTGGTCGCCGGCGCCGCGCTGACCACCCTGGTCCTGCTGGCCGGGGCCGGCGTCGCCGTGTGGACCGCCATGCCCGGCAGCGCCCAGCCCGGCAGCGCCCACTCCGGTGCCGCCCACTCCGGTGCCGCCCAGGCCCTCGGCGGCATCGAGCGGAGCTGGGACCGCGCCACCGGCGCCGTCGAGCGGGCGGTGCGCAGCCTGCTCGGCGACCGCCAGGAGGACGAGGCGCTGGCGCTCGCCTCCCGCATGACCGAACCGCGGGCCGACCCCGCGGCCGGCGCCTCGGCCGGCTCCCGGGTCATCGTGCCTGCCCAGCCGTCGATCGTGACCACCAAGGATGCCGCGGCCAAGGATACCGGCAGCGCTCCTGCGCCGCGGGCCGACGCGGCACCCTCCGCGGCCCCCGGGCCGGAGGCCGCCGCGAAGCCGCCGGCCGGGACCCCGCCCGCCGCCGCGCCGTCCGGGACGCAGGTCGCCGCGGTTCCGCCCTCCGACACGACCGTCCGCACCGACGCGGGCCCCGGCGGGCCGGTGCCCAGCAAGTCGCCCAATGCCGAGGCCGCGCCGGCCGGTGCCGCCGCCCTGCCCCCGCTGGAGGAGCCCGCCGCCGGTCCTGCCGCCGGCTCCGCCCTCACCTCCACGGGGAGCGGCGACGGCGACCAGGGGCAGCAGCAGCGGGTGCGCTCGCTGGCCGATCAGGCGAAGCGGCAGATCGCCGGCAAGCGCCTGACCACCCCGCCGGGCGACAACGCCTTCGAAACGCTGCAGCGCCTGCGGCAGATCGCGCCGACGGCACCGGAGGCCGCGGACATCCAGGGCGCCATCGAGCAGACCTACCGCCGCTGGGCCGCCGCCGCCGAGCGCGACGGCGACTTCGGCGAGGCGCGCCGCTTCTACGAACGCGCCCTGTCCGTCTCCCCCGACAGCGCAGACCTGCAGGAACGGCTGAAGTCCGCAGGAGACAAGCGCCTCGCCTCCGACATGGCGGCCACGGCCACCACAAGCACCACACCGGAGGTCGAGCCCGGCCTGGACAGCCGCGAGGCCGTCCTGGCCCTGCTGCGCCGCCCGGCGGAGCTGTCGCGGATGCTGCAGTCCGGCACCGCGCCCGACACGCGGGTCGGCAACGGCAAGACGCTGCTGATGATCGCCGCCGAGCAGGGGCTGACCGATGCGGTCAAGCTGCTGCTGGACCGCAAGGCGCGCACCGACCTGCGCACCGCCGACGGGGCGACCGCGGTCATGTATGCCGCCTGGGGCGGGCATGAGAGCACGGTGACGGCACTGGCCGACGGCGGGGCCGACCTCGACGCCACCAACGACGACGGCAAGACCGCCCTGATGGCGGCGGCGGCGCGGGGCCATCTCGGCGTGGTGCAGGCGCTGATCCAGCGCAGCGTCCAGGTGGACCGCAGCACGGCCAACGGCTGGACCGCCCTGATGTATGCCGCCAACAACGGCCACGACCGGGTCGCCCGGCTGCTGGTCGACCACGGCGCCAATCCCTACCGCATGGACACCAACGGCAACTCGGCCCTGACGCTGGGCGCGCTGCAGGGCCATGTGCAGGTGGTCGAGGCCCTGAAGCCCCGGTAG
- a CDS encoding ROK family protein, whose product MRIGIDLGGTKIAAVALDRQGERARCRAATPRDYAGTLAALAAAVAELENRAGDGPLGIGISLPGIVDAAAGTVLRAANLPWLEGRPLAGDLSERTGRPVRIANDANCFALSEAVDGAAAGAPVVFGIILGTGVGGGIVVDGRVLPGANALAGEWGHAPLPWREEADGPPVRCGCGRPGCIETVLCGAGLARLHAARAGEVVEPPEIAARARSGDAAALATLEAHADALARALAPVLNLLDPDVVVVGGGLCDLPGLYRTVPERWGRWTLAASPRTRFVQARFGAESGMRGAAWLVPDPA is encoded by the coding sequence ATGCGCATCGGCATCGACCTCGGCGGCACCAAGATCGCGGCCGTCGCCCTCGACCGGCAGGGCGAGCGCGCCCGCTGCCGTGCCGCCACGCCCCGCGACTATGCCGGCACCCTGGCGGCGCTGGCGGCCGCGGTGGCGGAACTGGAGAACCGGGCCGGCGACGGCCCGCTCGGCATCGGGATCAGCCTGCCGGGGATCGTCGACGCGGCGGCCGGCACCGTGCTGCGTGCGGCGAACCTGCCCTGGCTGGAGGGCCGGCCGCTGGCCGGCGACCTGTCGGAGCGGACCGGCCGCCCGGTACGCATCGCCAACGACGCCAACTGCTTCGCCCTGTCGGAGGCGGTGGACGGGGCCGCCGCCGGCGCGCCGGTGGTGTTCGGCATCATCCTCGGCACCGGGGTCGGCGGCGGCATCGTGGTGGACGGCCGCGTGCTGCCCGGTGCCAACGCCCTGGCCGGCGAGTGGGGGCACGCGCCGCTTCCCTGGCGGGAGGAGGCGGACGGCCCGCCGGTGCGCTGCGGCTGCGGCCGGCCGGGCTGCATCGAGACGGTGCTGTGCGGCGCCGGGCTGGCGCGGCTGCACGCGGCGCGGGCCGGTGAGGTGGTGGAGCCGCCGGAGATCGCCGCCCGCGCCCGGTCCGGCGACGCGGCGGCGCTCGCCACGCTGGAGGCCCATGCCGATGCGCTGGCCCGCGCGCTGGCCCCGGTGCTGAACCTGCTCGACCCCGATGTGGTGGTGGTGGGCGGCGGGCTGTGCGACCTGCCGGGACTCTACCGGACGGTGCCGGAGCGCTGGGGCCGCTGGACACTGGCCGCCAGCCCGCGAACCCGCTTCGTCCAGGCCCGCTTCGGGGCGGAAAGCGGAATGCGCGGGGCGGCCTGGCTGGTGCCGGACCCGGCGTGA
- the otsB gene encoding trehalose-phosphatase: protein MAQATDTGRPDTGNQETGADRAAGPSALACFGDFIAALAGRRPALFLDYDGTLVPLAPRPELAVLDEAVRGTIRRLSALCPVAVVSGRDLDDVARMVGLEGLVYAGSHGFDIRGPGLRTQIGQEYLGELEGADIDLRARLAAIPGTLVERKRFAIAIHTRQVAPPDKPAVAAVVRSVAAERAQLRVTGGKEILELRPNLPWDKGRAVLTLLDALGLSGEGTVPLYLGDDETDEDAFRALSGRGFGIRVGDDTSGTAAQWRLRDPAEAARFLDRLAGRLAGS from the coding sequence GTGGCACAGGCGACAGACACCGGCAGACCAGACACCGGCAACCAGGAAACCGGCGCGGACCGCGCGGCCGGCCCGTCCGCGCTGGCCTGTTTCGGCGATTTCATCGCGGCGCTGGCCGGCCGGCGGCCGGCCCTGTTCCTCGACTATGACGGCACGCTGGTGCCGCTCGCCCCGCGGCCCGAGCTCGCCGTGCTGGACGAGGCGGTGCGGGGCACGATCCGGCGGCTGTCCGCCCTGTGTCCGGTGGCGGTGGTCAGCGGCCGCGACCTCGACGACGTGGCGCGGATGGTCGGGCTGGAGGGGCTGGTCTATGCCGGCAGCCACGGTTTCGACATCCGCGGCCCCGGACTGCGCACGCAGATCGGCCAGGAGTATCTCGGCGAACTGGAAGGCGCCGACATCGACCTGCGTGCCCGCCTCGCCGCGATCCCCGGCACGCTGGTCGAGCGCAAGCGGTTCGCCATCGCCATCCACACGCGTCAGGTCGCCCCGCCGGACAAGCCCGCGGTGGCCGCCGTGGTCCGGTCGGTCGCGGCGGAGCGGGCGCAGCTCCGCGTCACCGGCGGCAAGGAGATCCTGGAGCTCCGCCCCAACCTGCCCTGGGACAAGGGGCGGGCGGTCCTGACCCTGCTCGACGCGCTGGGCCTCTCGGGGGAGGGGACGGTGCCGCTCTATCTCGGCGACGACGAGACGGACGAGGATGCCTTCCGCGCGCTGTCCGGCCGCGGCTTCGGCATCCGGGTCGGCGACGACACTTCCGGGACCGCCGCGCAATGGCGCCTGCGGGACCCGGCGGAGGCGGCGCGCTTCCTCGACCGGCTGGCCGGCCGGCTCGCCGGCTCCTGA
- a CDS encoding ABC transporter ATP-binding protein produces the protein MSDALLSVTGLQAWYGRAHILDGVDLTVGRGEVLALVGRNGAGKTTTLKAVMGLIDARAGSVRFDGREIAALPPHRIARLGVGYVPEDRRVFAELTVEENLEVGRQPPRPGAPHWTPDRLYALFPNLAEMRGRRGARMSGGEQQMLTLARTLMGNPSLLLLDEPSEGLAPRIVQQMAEALKALKAEGLSILLSEQNLGFAAAVADRATVIETGRIRWTGAMPALLQDEQARRNWLAV, from the coding sequence ATGAGCGACGCGCTGCTGAGCGTCACCGGCCTGCAGGCCTGGTACGGGCGCGCCCACATTCTGGACGGCGTGGATCTCACCGTCGGCCGCGGCGAGGTCCTGGCGCTGGTCGGCCGCAACGGTGCCGGCAAGACCACCACGCTGAAGGCGGTCATGGGGCTGATCGACGCCCGCGCCGGCTCGGTGCGCTTCGACGGGCGGGAGATCGCGGCGCTGCCGCCGCACCGCATCGCCCGGCTCGGCGTCGGCTATGTGCCGGAGGACCGGCGCGTCTTCGCCGAGCTGACGGTCGAGGAGAATCTGGAGGTCGGCCGCCAGCCGCCCCGCCCCGGCGCGCCGCACTGGACGCCGGACCGGCTCTACGCCCTGTTCCCCAACCTTGCGGAGATGCGAGGCCGCCGCGGCGCCCGGATGAGCGGCGGCGAGCAGCAGATGCTGACGCTGGCGCGCACGCTGATGGGCAACCCGTCGCTCCTCCTTCTCGACGAGCCGTCGGAGGGGCTGGCCCCGCGCATCGTCCAGCAGATGGCCGAGGCGCTGAAGGCCCTGAAGGCGGAGGGGCTGTCGATCCTGCTGTCGGAACAGAACCTCGGCTTCGCGGCGGCGGTGGCCGACCGCGCCACGGTCATCGAGACGGGACGCATCCGCTGGACCGGCGCGATGCCGGCCCTGCTGCAGGACGAGCAGGCCCGGCGCAACTGGCTGGCGGTCTGA